The following proteins come from a genomic window of Anaerobutyricum hallii:
- a CDS encoding phosphatase PAP2 family protein, whose amino-acid sequence MGIELQFLNLIQEIRTTFLDVFMSNVTKLGNVGFIWILLTIILLVIPKTRKSGVILAAALIVDLILCNVILKPLVARIRPFDVNTAIQLIIAKPQDYSFPSGHTAASVASVVALYLAGEKRLWKIALILTCFIAFSRMYLYVHYPTDVLGGAVVGVISGYIGYKVTLRMSRHSGIN is encoded by the coding sequence ATGGGGATTGAATTACAATTTTTGAATTTGATACAGGAAATACGAACTACGTTTCTGGATGTTTTCATGAGTAATGTTACAAAGCTTGGGAATGTAGGTTTTATATGGATTCTTTTGACAATAATCTTGTTAGTTATTCCAAAAACGAGAAAAAGCGGAGTGATTCTGGCGGCAGCATTAATTGTGGATCTGATATTATGTAATGTAATCTTGAAGCCGCTTGTCGCAAGAATACGACCATTTGATGTGAATACAGCGATTCAGTTGATTATTGCAAAGCCACAGGATTATTCTTTTCCATCAGGGCATACTGCAGCGTCTGTTGCATCGGTAGTGGCGCTTTATTTAGCGGGGGAGAAGAGACTGTGGAAGATTGCGCTTATCTTAACCTGTTTTATTGCATTTTCCAGAATGTATTTATATGTTCATTATCCAACAGATGTTTTAGGTGGAGCTGTCGTGGGAGTAATTTCGGGTTATATAGGGTATAAGGTTACATTAAGAATGTCGAGACATTCTGGGATAAATTGA
- a CDS encoding BrnA antitoxin family protein codes for MKDEYDFTKARKNPYAKQLKQQITINIDVDTIDYFKEQSKQSGIPYQTLINLYLADCVAQKKQLQMTWK; via the coding sequence ATGAAAGATGAATATGATTTTACAAAAGCCAGGAAGAATCCATATGCTAAGCAGTTAAAACAACAGATTACTATTAACATTGATGTAGATACCATAGATTATTTTAAGGAACAATCGAAGCAATCAGGGATTCCCTATCAGACTCTAATTAATTTATATCTTGCTGATTGCGTAGCACAAAAAAAGCAATTACAAATGACATGGAAATAG